TTGTTTTGCACTTGGTCACAACAAAAGAACCTGCCCTAGAAAACGTAAGATGGAGGCTGCAGCAAAAAAGGTAAAGTTGTTGTTGTCAATTTGATTTCAATTCCTTACATGTGAATGTTTATACTATCCCATTAACCCAATTTGTTGCTACTGTTTATAGCAGAATGCAACTGCACAAGCCAAGAAAGGGGCCAAGAAAGGGGCTGGGACAACTAGGACTCCAAAACCCAACAAGATCCCTGCCAAGACAACAACACAGCCAGCAACAAGACTTCAGCCAAAGAGGAAGAGCAGTACACAAGTTGGAGGAAGCCAGGAGTCACAGACATCATCCAAGAGAGCTAGATGCAGCAGCAGTGCCAGTCAACCACAACCATCAATAGCAACAGTCACTAGCCCATCAAGGAGGTCCCTGAGGTTCATGGCAAAAACACCACCTAGGGCCTGGAAGGCATTGGGATGAAGAACATAGTAGATTTTAGTGATTCCATCTGTTTTGTAATGAATCTGTCAATGACCAAGGACTAATGTCCCTGTGATACTTTAGACACCCTACTTTAAGACTACTACTGTTATGTTGATCTCTTTTGTGTTGTTACCTTTTCATGGTTATATTTAAGGCTTCTTTGGATATTGTTATGGTTAAGAGAAGCTACTTTAAGACTTCTCCATTATCTAATGAATTACATGAATTTTCAG
This genomic window from Arachis ipaensis cultivar K30076 unplaced genomic scaffold, Araip1.1 Aipa1400, whole genome shotgun sequence contains:
- the LOC107624725 gene encoding uncharacterized protein LOC107624725 isoform X2, with the translated sequence MEAAAKKNATAQAKKGAKKGAGTTRTPKPNKIPAKTTTQPATRLQPKRKSSTQVGGSQESQTSSKRARCSSSASQPQPSIATVTSPSRRSLRFMAKTPPRAWKALG
- the LOC107624725 gene encoding uncharacterized protein LOC107624725 isoform X1, whose translation is MEAAAKKQNATAQAKKGAKKGAGTTRTPKPNKIPAKTTTQPATRLQPKRKSSTQVGGSQESQTSSKRARCSSSASQPQPSIATVTSPSRRSLRFMAKTPPRAWKALG